The following proteins are encoded in a genomic region of Nicotiana sylvestris chromosome 4, ASM39365v2, whole genome shotgun sequence:
- the LOC138889283 gene encoding uncharacterized protein — MDAATRWTDDCQKIFDRIKEYLSTLSVLVLPEPGRPLFLYLVVLYGAFGCVLENMMKQAEKSKPSTISKAIKGQALTDHLPENPVDGEYEPLKMYFPDEEVSFIGEDIAESCDGWRLFFDGSANFKGVGIGAVLESQTIQYYPVTAKLRFPCTNNMAEYEAYILGLKTAIVMNVQELLVIVDSDLLIHQNEFADALATLSSMIQHPNINFIDPIPVKIYDQPAYCAHVEEEADGKPWFCDIKEYLTTGEYPELANATQKHTLHRLSNNFFHSGGILYKRTPD; from the exons ATGGACGCTGCTACCAGGTGGACTGACGATTGTCAGAAAAtttttgacagaattaaggaatacctgtcaacgttGTCGGTCTTGGTTctgcctgagccaggaagacccctatttcTTTACCTTGTGGTATTgtatggagcattcggttgtgttctggaaaacatgatgaaacaggcagaaaagagcaagccatctactatctca AAGGCAATCAAAGGGCAGGCTTTGACGGATCATCTccccgagaatcccgtggatggagaatacgagcctttaaaaatgtattttcccgacgaagaggtatctttcataggagaagatattgcagaatcctgtGATGGTTGgcggttgtttttcgacggatctgcaaatttcaaaggagttggcataggagcagtcctagaaTCACAAACCATCCAATACTACCCGGTAACCGCCAAGCttaggttcccttgcaccaataatatggccgaatatgaagcctacatcttggggctcaaaacgGCCATTgtcatgaacgttcaggagttgctagtgatcgtggattcagacttgctcatacatcag aacgagtttgctgatgcattagctactttatcgtccatgatccaacATCCAAATataaatttcattgatcctatcccaGTAAAGAtttatgatcagccagcttattgcgcccacgttgaggaagaagcggatggaaaaccatggttctgtgacatcaaggagtacttgacaacaggggaatatccagaacttgccaacgctactcagaagcacaCACTTCATAGgttatccaacaacttctttcacagtggaggaatcctgtacaagaggactcccgattag